A DNA window from Chitinibacter fontanus contains the following coding sequences:
- the rph gene encoding ribonuclease PH, translating into MRTADRQANQLRTVKLTRHYTCHAEGSVLVEFGNTKVICTASVEEKVPPFLKGKGEGWVTAEYGMLPRSTGSRMKRESAAGKQSGRTQEIQRLIGRSLRAVVDLKALGERQITIDCDVIQADGGTRTASITGAFVALTDAINTLIANGKLEQSPIREAVAAVSVGIVGSTPMLDLDYIEDSNCETDMNIVMTAAGKFIEVQGTAEGEAFSRQEMNQLLELAEAGIKDLLKLQQAALSV; encoded by the coding sequence ATGCGCACCGCCGACCGTCAAGCTAATCAACTCCGCACCGTCAAGCTCACCCGTCACTACACCTGTCACGCCGAGGGTAGCGTATTGGTTGAATTTGGCAATACCAAAGTCATTTGCACTGCCAGCGTTGAGGAAAAAGTACCCCCTTTTCTCAAAGGTAAAGGTGAAGGCTGGGTGACCGCCGAATATGGCATGTTGCCTCGCTCTACTGGCAGCCGTATGAAACGTGAATCGGCGGCAGGCAAGCAAAGTGGCCGCACCCAAGAAATCCAGCGTTTAATTGGTCGCAGTCTGCGGGCGGTGGTTGACTTAAAAGCACTCGGCGAGCGCCAGATCACCATCGATTGCGATGTAATTCAGGCCGATGGCGGCACGCGCACGGCCAGCATCACAGGCGCTTTTGTTGCGCTCACGGACGCCATCAATACACTGATCGCCAATGGCAAACTGGAGCAAAGCCCAATCCGTGAAGCAGTGGCGGCGGTATCAGTCGGTATTGTCGGCTCAACGCCCATGCTGGATCTGGATTACATCGAGGATTCGAACTGCGAAACCGATATGAACATTGTCATGACTGCAGCGGGCAAATTCATCGAGGTTCAAGGCACTGCCGAAGGTGAAGCGTTTAGCCGGCAAGAAATGAATCAATTACTTGAGCTAGCTGAAGCGGGCATTAAAGATTTGCTGAAACTACAGCAAGCGGCACTCTCAGTCTAA
- a CDS encoding potassium transporter Kup: MSHSANASHSGKAALMLAALGVVYGDIGTSPLYTLKECFSGHAGLELTHFNIIGILSLIFWALMLVVSLKYVTIILRADNKGEGGVLALLALAQRAVADQPRLSRYIVILGIFGAALFYGDCIITPAISVLSAVEGASIISHELDRFVLPVCIGIMIALFAMQSRGTAVVGKLFGPIMLLWFAVLAVMGINSILNAPEVLTALNPIFATQFFLHHPSVSFVLLGAVVLCLTGGEALYADMGHFGRPAIRYAWYGLVLPALVLNYFGQGALLITQPEAIKNPFYLLAPAWALMPLVVLATMATVIASQAVISGAYSMASQAVQLGFSPRMDISYTSEQQMGQIYIGQINWLLLLAVIALILGFKSSSALASAYGFAVTCTMVITTILAFFVLGKDLSRGRKMALFAVLAVLLVIDVAFLAANSLKLHEGGWFPLAVGLAIFTMMMTWKKGRGLLFQRLREGEMPLAGFIESFEGSEVTRVEGTAVFMTTSCDSVPHALLHNLKHNKVLHEQVIFMTVATADVPYVLAQERVVVRDLSKGFFQINVSYGFKEDPDVPAALGQAQRLQARLNVEPMQLSYFLSRETIVEGKYPAMPWWRRRLFSFMTRNATRATSFFKIPANRVVEMGMQVEL; encoded by the coding sequence TAATGCTGGTGGTTTCGCTTAAATACGTCACTATTATTTTGCGGGCAGACAATAAAGGTGAGGGCGGGGTATTGGCCTTACTGGCTTTAGCGCAGCGCGCGGTGGCCGATCAGCCTCGCTTATCGCGCTATATCGTGATTCTGGGTATTTTTGGTGCGGCGCTATTTTATGGTGATTGCATCATTACGCCGGCAATCTCAGTGCTGTCTGCGGTGGAAGGGGCCAGCATTATTTCGCATGAATTGGATCGTTTTGTCTTGCCTGTGTGTATCGGCATTATGATCGCTTTATTTGCGATGCAGTCGCGTGGTACGGCGGTGGTTGGGAAGCTGTTTGGTCCAATTATGTTGCTGTGGTTTGCTGTGTTGGCGGTAATGGGGATTAATAGCATTTTAAATGCCCCCGAGGTGTTGACAGCACTTAACCCGATCTTTGCCACCCAGTTTTTCTTGCATCACCCCAGTGTGAGCTTTGTGCTGTTGGGCGCAGTGGTACTGTGTTTAACCGGTGGCGAAGCGCTGTATGCCGATATGGGGCATTTTGGACGTCCGGCCATTCGATATGCATGGTATGGCTTGGTGTTGCCTGCCTTGGTGCTAAATTACTTCGGGCAGGGCGCTTTATTGATCACTCAGCCTGAAGCGATTAAAAACCCGTTTTATTTGTTGGCCCCAGCTTGGGCGTTGATGCCATTAGTGGTGTTGGCGACAATGGCGACCGTGATTGCCTCGCAGGCCGTAATTTCTGGTGCATATTCCATGGCCAGCCAAGCCGTGCAACTTGGGTTTAGTCCGCGCATGGATATTTCGTACACTTCAGAGCAACAAATGGGGCAGATCTATATCGGGCAGATTAACTGGCTACTGCTGCTTGCTGTAATCGCGCTCATTTTAGGGTTTAAGTCCTCCAGTGCACTGGCGTCAGCGTATGGATTTGCCGTGACGTGTACCATGGTGATTACCACGATCCTTGCATTTTTTGTGCTGGGGAAAGATTTGTCGCGTGGCCGAAAAATGGCTTTATTTGCGGTGTTGGCGGTGTTGCTGGTAATTGATGTGGCCTTTCTCGCGGCTAACTCGCTGAAGCTGCATGAAGGTGGTTGGTTCCCGCTTGCGGTGGGCTTGGCGATCTTTACCATGATGATGACGTGGAAAAAAGGGCGCGGCCTACTATTTCAGCGCCTACGTGAAGGTGAAATGCCATTGGCTGGCTTTATCGAGTCATTTGAAGGGAGCGAGGTGACGCGGGTTGAGGGTACGGCGGTATTTATGACCACTAGTTGTGACTCGGTACCGCATGCGCTGTTACATAATCTGAAACACAATAAAGTGCTGCACGAGCAGGTGATTTTCATGACTGTTGCCACCGCTGACGTGCCTTATGTGCTTGCGCAGGAGCGAGTGGTGGTCCGTGATCTGAGTAAAGGGTTCTTCCAGATTAATGTGAGTTATGGCTTTAAGGAAGATCCTGACGTGCCGGCGGCTTTGGGGCAGGCGCAACGTTTGCAAGCACGCTTAAATGTAGAGCCAATGCAGTTATCTTATTTCTTGAGTCGTGAAACGATTGTCGAGGGCAAATATCCTGCTATGCCTTGGTGGCGTCGACGGTTATTTAGCTTTATGACCCGCAATGCGACTCGGGCTACTAGCTTCTTCAAAATTCCTGCGAATCGGGTGGTTGAAATGGGGATGCAGGTAGAGCTGTGA